From the genome of Methylocystis echinoides:
CGGAGCGGCTGCAGGGCGTCTCCAACCGCGGCCGCGACGCGACCGTGCCGCAAGGCTCGCAATTCGGGCTCGGCGTGCGCACCGCCGCGGTGCGCAGCCTGCAGCAGCAGGGCGCCATGACCAACACCGGCAATCCGTATGACCTCAGCCTCAACGGGCGCGGCTGGTTTCAGATCCTCGGCGCCGACAACGAGACGGTCTATACGCGCGCCGGTTCGTTCAGCACCAACGCCAACGGCGAGCTCGTCACTGTGGACGGCTATCAGCTTTCTCCGACGATCACCGTGCCGAGCAATGCGTTGAGCGTCTCGATCAGCCAGACGGGCGTCGTCTCCGCGATGATCGCCGGACAAACCGACCCACAGCAGATCGGTCAGATCACGATCGCGACCTTTCCAAACGACGCGGGCCTCGAGGCGCTCGGCGGCAATCTGTTCCGCCAGACCGCAGCCTCGGGGCAGCCGGTTGTCGGCGTGCCGGGCGATCCGGGTTTCGGCGTCGTCAACCAGGGTTATCTCGAGAGCTCTAACGTCGATCCGGTGAAAGAGCTAACCAATCTCATCGCGGCGCAACGCGCCTTCGAGCTCAATTCCAAGGTCATTCAGGCCGCCGACGAAATGGCCGGAACCGTTTCGAAGGGCATCCGATGAGTCTTGCACGGACGATGCTTGTCGTTCTTCTCGCCGCCGCCGCTTTGGCGCGCGCAGAGGCGCAGGAAAGTTTCCCGGTCGCGCGCGTCACGATCTATCCCGGCGACGCGATCACTGAAACAATGCTCGACGAGCGCGTTGGCGTCGTCGCCCAGGAGGCGCAGGCGCTCTACATGCGGTCGCGCGCGGCGTTGCTCGGCAAGGTTGCCCGCCGCACTCTATTGCCGGGCCAGCCTATTCCGCTGATCGCCGTCGACGCCCCACGCATCGTCGCAGTGGGCGCGCAGGTAAAGATCGTGTTTGCCGAGGCCGGACTGCACATCGTAACCTATGGGATCGCGCAACAGCCGGGCGGAGTAGGCGACGTCATTCGCGTCCGCAATTAGGACAGCGGCCTTTCCATCTCCGGCCGCGTGCAAAGCGACGGCTCGGTCCGCGTCGGCGAAGGCTAAATGCGCCGGTTCATCCTCCTCGCGGCCGTCCTGCTCCTCGCGCCCGCCGCCGCGGCGGATGTGCGCATCAAAGACGTCACGTCTCCGGTCGGGCCGCGCGACTATCAGCTCATCGGCTACGGTCTCGTGATCGGCCTGCAGGGCACCGGCGACACGATGCGCAATGCGCCTTTTACGGAGCAGTCGGCCTCGGCGCTGCTTGATCGCATGGGCGTCAATGTACGCCCCAACAACACCATGCGCACGCGCAACGTCGCCGCCGTCATGGTCACGGCGTCGCTGCCGCCTTACGCGGGCTGGGGCACGACGATTGACGTCACCGTCTCCTCCATGGGCGACGCGACATCCTTGATGGGCGGCACGCTGGTGCTCACGTCGTTGACGGGGCTTGACGGCGCCGTCTACGCCATCGCGCAGGGCCCTATCGCCGTCTCGGGCTTCGCCGCGCAGGGCCAGAATGAGACCCTCACCCATGGCGTCGCCACGGTCGGACGCATCCCGAATGGCGCGACGATCGAACGCGAGCCGCCGCGTCCCGCCGCCGGGATCGACGGCCCGCTTATTCTGCAACTTCGCAATCCGGACTATGCGACTGCGGTGCGCGTCGCTGACGCCGTCAACGGTTTCACTCGCCAGCGCTACAAATCTGCGTTGGCGCGGGAGCGCGACGACCGCAGCGTGGCGCTGACCCTTCCCAGAGGCGCGCAGGCGACCCGCTTTCTCGCCGAGATCGGCGATTTGCGCGTCGCCGTGGAAACGCCCGCGCGCGTCGTCATCGATGAACGCACCGGCACCGTCGTCATCGGCGCCGATGTGCAGATTTCACCCGTCGCGGTTACCCAGGGCGGCCTCACTGTGCGCATCAGCGAAACGCCCGAAGTCTCGCAACCTGCGCCGTTCTCGAACGGTCGCACAACGGTGACCAACCAGACCACGATTTCAGCCGCCGAACCCGCCGGGCAGGTCGCCATGCTCGCGGGGCCCTCCCTCAAACAGCTGGTGAAAGGGCTGAATGAGATCGGGCTCAAACCCACGGGCATCATCTCGATCCTGCAGGCGATCAAGAGCGCCGGCACCCTGCAGGCCGATCTCCTCATTCAATAACGCAATAACGGCCAAAAAAGCCCCCTGATCAGTGAAACGCCGGCGATTTCAGACATTTGTCGTCAAGCGTCGCAATGCGGCGGCGCTTTGCGTCTCCGCTTAATTCCCTTCTGACGCCATCTGCTGGGACGCGGGCGCACGGACGCGCTCGTCTCTCGCCGCGTTTTGAGCTATGTCGGACAGGCGAGGTTTGCGTAGATTGCGAGAGGCTGGCCGTATGAAGCTTGACAATTCGACTCCGGCGAGAGTGGGATTTATCATTTCGGCCTACAAGCGCCCCGAGCTCACAGAACGTTTGGTGCACGCTCTCGAGGGCAGGCCGTGCAGCATTCACGTCGACAAGAAATCATCCATTCGTCCCGACCTCGAGCGGGCGCTCGGCGGGCTTTCAAATGTAACTTTCCTCAAACAGCATCAGGTTTCGTGGGGCGACTTCGGTCATGTCGCCGCGAGCCTCGAAGGCATGCGCTGGTTCCAGACCACTGATCTCGATTACGCCATCCTGCTAACCGGCCAATGTTATCCGCTCCTCCCCATGCGCCACGTCGAAGAAGCGCTCGGTCGGCTGGGCGGAAAATCTCTCATCCAACATGAGCCGTTCGATATCCCGGAGAATTTCATTCTGCGCGATTACGGCCTTCAGCTGCGTTATCAGCTGACGAGGCTGAAGCGTCTGCTCGGCCTCGGCTCCGGAGACGAACAGGTCCAAACGTCCCCCAATGATCAGCCTCGCGTCAAGCCGACGACGAAACCCTCCTATTGGGGCTACGAGGGCTGGCGACGAATTAAGAAGTATAAGTATTTTGTCTCAGGCCAGGCGAAGACAGCGCCATTCATCGTCCGGAGCCTCCCGTTGAATCTCCATCCCTATGGCGGCTCGTCTTATTGGTGCCTGTCGAGGGAATGCGTCGATTACGTTTTGCGATTCATCGACGAAAATCCCAGCGTCGTCCGCTTCTTCGAGAACAGCTACATTCCTTGCGAAACTTTCTTCCAAACTATTCTCGGTAATTCGGACCTTCGCTCGACGCTGATCGATGAGGAAGTCCATTATGTGGAGTGGAGCCATCCAAACGATGGGACCCCCAAGACACTGACAGACCCTGCAAGCGCCCTCGCCTCGGGGAAATGGTTTGCCAGAAAATGGGAATCGACCGACGCGCTGGATGAAATCGATCGCCGCCGGAATCTCTTGCGCAGCGAGAGCGCGCTCAGCGGCGCTTCCGCCGCGAACTGAAAAGTAAAACCCATGTCGAAAAATACCTGTCTCATCACCGGCGGCGCCGGATTTATCGGTTGCGCCCTGTCGAGAGAGCTCGCGGGCGCCTTCGACGAGCTTGTCGTCGTAGACAATCTTCATCCTCAAATTCACGCCGACCATCGTCGTCCGGATGCGCTCGCTCCCCACGCCGCTCTCCATGTCGCCGATGTCACGGAAGCCGGAACGTGGGATCGCCTTTTCGCGGATTTCGATCCGACGGTCGTCATCCATCTGGCGGCGGAGACCGGCACCGGTCAATCCTTGACGGAGGCGACGCGCCATGCCGCCGTCAATGTCGTGGGAACCGCTCAGCTTCTGGACGGACTGGCGCGCCATGCGATGGCGCCGAAGCGCTTCGTGCTGTCATCCAGCCGCGCCGTCTACGGCGAAGGCGCGTGGCGCAACGCCGAAGGCGGCCTCGTCTATCCTGGCCAACGCACGAGAAGCCAGCTCGAGGCAGGCCAATGGGATTTCCCGGGGCTTTCACCCCGCCCGTTTTCAGCCGAGTCGACGCGACCCAGCCCGATCAGCGTCTACGGCGCAACGAAATTGGCCCAAGAGCATTTGATGTCGGCGTGGAGTCACGCCTTCGGCTCGGAGGTCGTCACGCTTCGCCTTCAGAACGTCTATGGGCCAGGCCAGTCGCTGACCAATTCCTATACGGGGATCCTGCCTCTCTTCGCCAGGATCGCCAAGGCCGGGCAGAGCATTCCACTTTACGAAGACGGCTGCATGCTTCGGGATTTCGTTTTCATCGACGACGTCGCCCGAGCGCTCGCCAAAGTCGCCCTTTGTGGGGCTCCTTCGGCGCAGCCCTATGACATAGGCTCCGGCCGCGCCGCCACGATCGGCGAGACGGCACGGATTATCGCCGCTCGCTACAACGCCCCGGCTCCGCACGTCTGCGGCAAATACCGACATGGCGACGTTCGTCACGCCTCGAGCGAAATCGAGCAGACTCGCGCAGACCTCGGATGGGAGCCCCAGGTCGACCTCCAAGAGGGTTTGGATCGACTTTGCCGCTGGATCGACGAACGGATGTGATCTCTGTTTGGGTTCGATGAAGAAGCGCAGAAATCTGCTGGTTGATGTCTCGGCGCACGGGTTAGGCCACCTGGCGCAGGTCGCGCCGCTCATCGCGCGGCTTAAGGCGGCCTCGTCCGATCTCCACGTCACCGTGCGGAGCGCCTATTCGCCAGCCCTGGTCGAGCAATTTATCGGCTGTGATCTCCACTATGCGCCGCTGCCGCCCGAGCCGACGCTCGAGATGTACGGTCCCCTGTCAGTAAACAAGGATGCGACCGAGGCGGCGTTCCGACGCTTCCACGACGCGTGGGCGCAAAATGTGAGCGTCCGCGCGGAAATAATGTCCGAATTCGAGCCCGATCTGTTGGTGAGCGATATCCCCTATGTCAGCCTCGCCGCAGCGGAACGTCTCTCGCTCCCTGCTGTCGCGCTGTGTTGTTACAATTGGCGAGACGCTCGGCAATTCTTCACGAAGACACACGATAGAATCGGGGAGCAGATCGAGCGGGCCTATCAGTCGGCGTGCGTCTTTCTACAGACGACACCGCATATGCCCATGGAATATCTGTCGAACCGGCGTTCGATCGGCCCGCTGGCTCGAATAGGGGCGCGCAGAGGCGCAGAGTTGCGCCGACTTCTCGATGTGCCGCCCGGGCAGAAACTCGTCCTGGTGACGTTTGGCGGTTCGCCGGGGGATCATTCCTTTCGCCTTCCCCGAGACGCTGACATATTCTGG
Proteins encoded in this window:
- the flgA gene encoding flagellar basal body P-ring formation chaperone FlgA; this encodes MSLARTMLVVLLAAAALARAEAQESFPVARVTIYPGDAITETMLDERVGVVAQEAQALYMRSRAALLGKVARRTLLPGQPIPLIAVDAPRIVAVGAQVKIVFAEAGLHIVTYGIAQQPGGVGDVIRVRN
- a CDS encoding NAD-dependent epimerase/dehydratase family protein, with amino-acid sequence MSKNTCLITGGAGFIGCALSRELAGAFDELVVVDNLHPQIHADHRRPDALAPHAALHVADVTEAGTWDRLFADFDPTVVIHLAAETGTGQSLTEATRHAAVNVVGTAQLLDGLARHAMAPKRFVLSSSRAVYGEGAWRNAEGGLVYPGQRTRSQLEAGQWDFPGLSPRPFSAESTRPSPISVYGATKLAQEHLMSAWSHAFGSEVVTLRLQNVYGPGQSLTNSYTGILPLFARIAKAGQSIPLYEDGCMLRDFVFIDDVARALAKVALCGAPSAQPYDIGSGRAATIGETARIIAARYNAPAPHVCGKYRHGDVRHASSEIEQTRADLGWEPQVDLQEGLDRLCRWIDERM
- a CDS encoding flagellar basal body P-ring protein FlgI, whose translation is MRRFILLAAVLLLAPAAAADVRIKDVTSPVGPRDYQLIGYGLVIGLQGTGDTMRNAPFTEQSASALLDRMGVNVRPNNTMRTRNVAAVMVTASLPPYAGWGTTIDVTVSSMGDATSLMGGTLVLTSLTGLDGAVYAIAQGPIAVSGFAAQGQNETLTHGVATVGRIPNGATIEREPPRPAAGIDGPLILQLRNPDYATAVRVADAVNGFTRQRYKSALARERDDRSVALTLPRGAQATRFLAEIGDLRVAVETPARVVIDERTGTVVIGADVQISPVAVTQGGLTVRISETPEVSQPAPFSNGRTTVTNQTTISAAEPAGQVAMLAGPSLKQLVKGLNEIGLKPTGIISILQAIKSAGTLQADLLIQ
- the flgG gene encoding flagellar basal-body rod protein FlgG; this translates as MRALAIAATGMSAQQQNIEVISNNIANINTTGFKRARAEFTDLLYQTERLQGVSNRGRDATVPQGSQFGLGVRTAAVRSLQQQGAMTNTGNPYDLSLNGRGWFQILGADNETVYTRAGSFSTNANGELVTVDGYQLSPTITVPSNALSVSISQTGVVSAMIAGQTDPQQIGQITIATFPNDAGLEALGGNLFRQTAASGQPVVGVPGDPGFGVVNQGYLESSNVDPVKELTNLIAAQRAFELNSKVIQAADEMAGTVSKGIR
- a CDS encoding beta-1,6-N-acetylglucosaminyltransferase — encoded protein: MKLDNSTPARVGFIISAYKRPELTERLVHALEGRPCSIHVDKKSSIRPDLERALGGLSNVTFLKQHQVSWGDFGHVAASLEGMRWFQTTDLDYAILLTGQCYPLLPMRHVEEALGRLGGKSLIQHEPFDIPENFILRDYGLQLRYQLTRLKRLLGLGSGDEQVQTSPNDQPRVKPTTKPSYWGYEGWRRIKKYKYFVSGQAKTAPFIVRSLPLNLHPYGGSSYWCLSRECVDYVLRFIDENPSVVRFFENSYIPCETFFQTILGNSDLRSTLIDEEVHYVEWSHPNDGTPKTLTDPASALASGKWFARKWESTDALDEIDRRRNLLRSESALSGASAAN